In Zingiber officinale cultivar Zhangliang chromosome 1A, Zo_v1.1, whole genome shotgun sequence, a genomic segment contains:
- the LOC122038694 gene encoding histidinol-phosphate aminotransferase, chloroplastic-like isoform X1 has product MGALSCSTAFCSSSVADIRRESRRSRTVGGRFMASSLPVEQVNPSPSQSSTGDSFIRLHLRKLAPYQPILPFEVLSTRLGRKPEDIVKLDANENPYGPPPEVFEALGALKFPYVYPDPESRCLRAALAEDSGLESDYILVGCGADELIDLIMRCVLDPGDKIVDCPPTFTMYEFDAAVNGAMVIKVPRMADFSLDIPQIVEVVEKERPKCIFLTSPNNPDGSIISDEELLQILNLPILVVLDEAYIEFSGLQSKMKWVKRHENLIVLRTFSKRAGLAGLRVGYGAFPISIIQYLWRAKQPYNVSVAAEVSACAALQNPEYLENVKNSLVQERERLFSLLKGVPYLSPYPSCSNFILCKVTSGKDPKKLKEDLAKMGVMIRHYDKKELKGYVRISVGKPEHTNVLMKCLNLLK; this is encoded by the exons ATGGGCGCGCTTAGTTGCTCGACGGCTTTCTGCTCCTCCTCAGTCGCCGATATCAGACGCGAATCCAGGCGTTCCAGGACCGTGGGCGGGCGTTTTATGGCTTCCTCTTTGCCGGTGGAGCAAGTCAATCCATCCCCTAGCCAATCGTCCACCGGAGATTCCTTCATTCGCCTTCACCTCAGGAAGCTCGCACCTTATCAGCCGATCCTACCTTTTGAG GTATTATCTACACGCTTGGGGAGAAAGCCAGAGGACATAGTCAAGCTGGATGCTAATGAAAATCCTTATGGTCCACCTCCAGag GTCTTTGAGGCTTTGGGAGCACTAAAATTTCCTTATGTTTACCCTGACCCTGAGAGCCGTTGTTTGCGTGCTGCTCTTGCTGAAGATTCTGGCCTTGAATCTGATTATATACTGGTTGGGTGTGGTGCAGATGAGTTGATTGACTTGATAATGAG ATGTGTGCTCGATCCTGGTGATAAGATTGTTGATTGTCCTCCAACATTCACAATGTATGAGTTTGATGCAGCGGTTAACGGAGCAATGGTTATCAAGG TTCCAAGGATGGCAGATTTTTCTTTGGATATCCCCCAAATTGTTGAAGTTGTAGAAAAGGAAAGGCCAAAATGCATTTTCCTCACTTCTCCAAACAACCCAGATGGAAG CATAATCAGTGATGAAGAGCTCCTCCAGATTCTTAACTTGCCAATCTTGGTTGTGTTGGATGAAGCATACATTGAATTCTCTGGACTTCAATCAAAGATGAAGTGGGTAAAAAGGCATGAGAACTTGATTGTCCTCCGAACCTTTAGCAAAAGAGCAG GTTTAGCTGGGCTCCGTGTTGGCTATGGGGCCTTTCCTATTAGCATCATCCAATACTTATGGCGTGCAAAGCAACCATACAATGTATCTGTTGCAGCAGAGGTTTCTGCGTGTGCAGCTTTGCAAAATCCTGAATATCTGGAG AATGTTAAGAATTCTCTAGTGCAAGAAAGGGAAAGGTTGTTTAGTCTTCTAAAAGGAGTGCCCTACCTGAGTCCATATCCAAGTTGTTCCAATTTCATTCTTTGCAAGGTTACATCTGGGAAGGATCCTAagaaacttaag GAAGACCTAGCAAAAATGGGCGTGATGATCCGGCACTACGACAAAAAAGAGCTAAAAGGATATGTTCGAATTTCGGTCGGGAAGCCAGAGCATACAAATGTTCTCATGAAATGTCTTAATCTTCTAAAGTAA
- the LOC122038694 gene encoding histidinol-phosphate aminotransferase, chloroplastic-like isoform X2 encodes MVLSTRLGRKPEDIVKLDANENPYGPPPEVFEALGALKFPYVYPDPESRCLRAALAEDSGLESDYILVGCGADELIDLIMRCVLDPGDKIVDCPPTFTMYEFDAAVNGAMVIKVPRMADFSLDIPQIVEVVEKERPKCIFLTSPNNPDGSIISDEELLQILNLPILVVLDEAYIEFSGLQSKMKWVKRHENLIVLRTFSKRAGLAGLRVGYGAFPISIIQYLWRAKQPYNVSVAAEVSACAALQNPEYLENVKNSLVQERERLFSLLKGVPYLSPYPSCSNFILCKVTSGKDPKKLKEDLAKMGVMIRHYDKKELKGYVRISVGKPEHTNVLMKCLNLLK; translated from the exons ATG GTATTATCTACACGCTTGGGGAGAAAGCCAGAGGACATAGTCAAGCTGGATGCTAATGAAAATCCTTATGGTCCACCTCCAGag GTCTTTGAGGCTTTGGGAGCACTAAAATTTCCTTATGTTTACCCTGACCCTGAGAGCCGTTGTTTGCGTGCTGCTCTTGCTGAAGATTCTGGCCTTGAATCTGATTATATACTGGTTGGGTGTGGTGCAGATGAGTTGATTGACTTGATAATGAG ATGTGTGCTCGATCCTGGTGATAAGATTGTTGATTGTCCTCCAACATTCACAATGTATGAGTTTGATGCAGCGGTTAACGGAGCAATGGTTATCAAGG TTCCAAGGATGGCAGATTTTTCTTTGGATATCCCCCAAATTGTTGAAGTTGTAGAAAAGGAAAGGCCAAAATGCATTTTCCTCACTTCTCCAAACAACCCAGATGGAAG CATAATCAGTGATGAAGAGCTCCTCCAGATTCTTAACTTGCCAATCTTGGTTGTGTTGGATGAAGCATACATTGAATTCTCTGGACTTCAATCAAAGATGAAGTGGGTAAAAAGGCATGAGAACTTGATTGTCCTCCGAACCTTTAGCAAAAGAGCAG GTTTAGCTGGGCTCCGTGTTGGCTATGGGGCCTTTCCTATTAGCATCATCCAATACTTATGGCGTGCAAAGCAACCATACAATGTATCTGTTGCAGCAGAGGTTTCTGCGTGTGCAGCTTTGCAAAATCCTGAATATCTGGAG AATGTTAAGAATTCTCTAGTGCAAGAAAGGGAAAGGTTGTTTAGTCTTCTAAAAGGAGTGCCCTACCTGAGTCCATATCCAAGTTGTTCCAATTTCATTCTTTGCAAGGTTACATCTGGGAAGGATCCTAagaaacttaag GAAGACCTAGCAAAAATGGGCGTGATGATCCGGCACTACGACAAAAAAGAGCTAAAAGGATATGTTCGAATTTCGGTCGGGAAGCCAGAGCATACAAATGTTCTCATGAAATGTCTTAATCTTCTAAAGTAA